The DNA sequence GGCGGGGCTGGGCGCTGTCCGTGTCGAGCAAGCGGTGTTCGGCATAGCGGGCGCCGCCACCGCGGGGCGTGAGCGGGCTGCCGAAACCGTCGGGCGGGCGTGGCACGCACTGGGGTTGCCGGGGTTTCCGCGCATCACCGACGACATCGCCGTGGCGTTCGCCGCGGGCAGCAGCGCCGACGCGGGAGCGGTGCTCATCGCGGGAACCGGCGCGGTCGCGGCGCGCGTCCGCGACGGCGCCGTGGTCGCCCGGTGCGGCGGCCACGGCTGGTTGCTGAGCGACGAAGGCTCGGCGGTGTGGCTGGGGCTGTCGGGGCTGCGTGCCGCGCTTGCGGCGATCGACGGACGCGGCCGCCCGACTTCGCTCTGCGAGCGACTGGCGGCCCGGCTGGAGGTGCCCGCCCATGATCCGGGGGCCCTGGTGCGCGCGGCACACGCGCGCGCTCCCGCGCAGCTCGGCGAGCTCGGGCCGACGGTCACCGCAGCGGCCGCCGAGGACGACCCCGTGGCTGTGGGGATCGTCGCCGAAGCGGCCGAGCACCTCCTCGGCGCGCTGACCGCCGTCGCCGCCGAGCCCGGCCGCGGCGAGCCAGTGGTCCTGGCCGGAGCCGTGCTCTCGGTCGGCCCGGTCGCCGAAGCGGTGCGGTCCGCCCTGTGCGATCGCGCCGGGGCCGAGACGTCCCGCGCTGTCGACGGCGCTCTCGGCGCGGCCGGTCTGGCCCTGCGGGACGCGGGCGCACCGAAGCAGGCGCACGCCGCGCTGCTGCGCCGCGCCGCGGGGGACGCGGCGGATCCTACTGCGGAGCGGTGACCCGGAGCCACTCCCGCGCTGGACACCCGGCACCCGGCTGTGACCGACACCGGAATCCGTCAATCGCCGCGAATCGGAGTTTTCTCCCTGTGAGGGGAGTCAGCACGGGCCGCGAGTCGCTATCGTCGTCTCCATGTCCGAAATGAATGATCAAGAACAGGGCGACCCTGCGGGTTCGACCATGAGTTTCCGCCGCTTCGTGGCGGACAACAAGGAGCCCGAAGCGGCTCCCAAGCGGCCCGTCACCCCCTATGTCCTCGCGGCGGTGGGCGCACTGCTGGCCATCGGCATCATCATCACCGTGGTGGTCACGTGGTCCTGACCCCCCGGGCCGCCGGACGCCGGTCCGCGGCCCTCACCCCCCGTCCCCGGCGGAGTGGGGGCCGCGCGGCCGTGCGCGGCCTATTCGGTTCGCCACCGACCTAGGAGGCTGCTATCGTTTAACCCGTCGCAAGCCCGGACCGGCGAAATCCTGCCCACCGGGCCGTACGGCAAGCGCCATTAGCTCAAGTGGCAGAGCAACTGACTCTTAATCAGTGGGTTCAAGGTTCGAGTCCTTGATGGCGCACCACCTTTTCGCAGGTCAGCGGCATTGTGGTCATGTGCTCACGGGACGGGAACCATCTGGGCTCCGGTCAGTCCGGCTCCTGTCCCTCCCGGTAGAGCACGAGATGCTCATGGTAGAGAACGCCGTCACGGAAGTCGCCGGTAGCGGTGAAACCGGTGTCGTCGACGTAGTCGATGTGATCGCCCGTGACGGTGTAGCGGCCGGTGTAGGCGCTCCTCCGGTCGCCGCGCGCCTCGTCGTAACGGCCTTCGGGCAGCAGTTCCTGACGGATGTGGCCATCCGCGGTCACCCACATCCCCACGTATGGGTGGGGTGTGGAGGTGCTGTCGTCCATGTCTTCATGCCCCTTCGTCGCCGGAACAGTGCTCAGAGTCGGGTGAACCGGTATCCGGCGTGGTGCAGAACCCCGTCGTGGAACTCACCGAAGGCCCAGAAACCCAGGTCGTCCAGGTAGTCGATGCGGTGGCCGCTCACCCAGTAGCGGCCGGTGTAGGCGCTCCTCCGGTCGCCGCGCGCCTCGTCGTAACGGCCTTCAGGCAGCAGCTCCTGGCGGACGGATCCGTTCTCGCTGACCCATAGCCCGGTGTAGGTGTGGTCCAGGTCGTGTGCGGGTTCCTTCACCTCGTCGGACGCGGTATCGAGCTTCTCGACGTCCCGCCCGTTCCAGCGGCGGAGTAGACCTTCGGTGATCAGCAGGTCGAGGTGGCCGCCCCTGGCCGGGACGGCTCCCGGGGGTGTCTCCGGTGCGTCGGCGATCCTGAGTACGGCGATGTCGGCCCGCTCACCCGGGGTCAGCGTGTTGCTCTGCCGGTTCCCTGCGAGATCGATGGATGCCGGAAGGACGACGGTGCCGGCGCAGTCCAGCACGATCATGCCGTCGTCCTCGGCGGCCGTCAGCAGCCCCGGTCCGACCCCGACGATTCGATCGCCTCCGAGGAGGACATCGGCTTGGTGCCAGTCCCCCATCAGGGGATTGCCGGTGACGACGGTGCCGCCGGTCAGCAGCAACGGACGTCCTTCCGCTCGGCGTGCCCGGGCCAGAGTCGCATCGTCACGACGCGGAGGAGTCGGGGTGGCGGTGGCCATAGTGGTCTTCTCCTTCAGCAGGCGGGTGTGGTTCATCGGGCGGTCCGGGCGAGAAGCCGGTCGCGGGAGTCGTGGACCTGCTCCCGTAGGGTGACCAGATCCGCGTCGAGTACCTGTCCGTTCCATTTGCGGGGCTCACCGTTGACCAGAACAGCGGTGATGTTGCGGGCGTCCGCGCCCAGGACCACAGTGCCGACCGGGTCGTTCAGCGGCATGTTGTTCAGCTCCTCGGCGGAGACCACCTGCAGATCGGCCTTCTTGCCCGGGCTGAGTGAACCGGTCACCTCTCCCAGGCCGTTGGTGCGCGCCCCCTGGAGGGTGGCGAAGTCCAGCACGTCGTGCACCCCTATCCGGGCCGGTACGGTTTCGGTTCCGTAGACGGAATTGACCGCGCGCATCCGCTGAACTGTGTGCAGGGCGCGCATCTGGGTGAACATGTCTCCGGCCAGGGCCACCTCCACATCGATACTCAGACCGGGGCGCACCCCCGCAGCGAGCGCCTCGTCGACGGCCGGGATCGCGGTCTCCAGACCGATCTGCGCATCAGAGGTCGGTGCAAGGGAAACCGTGGTTCCGCTCGCGCCCACCAGTCGCCACGCCTCGTCGGTCAGGCCGGTGGCGTGGATCAGGGTCAGGCGCGGCCCCAGCAGTGATTGCCGAGCCCATGCCTGTACAGCGCGCGACGAGGCGGGACCGAAGACGGCGTCGACACTGACTCCGATGTCCAACTCCTCGGCGACGAGCGCGAGGTCGGGCCCGTATGCCAGGGCGGCTCCGGCGATCTCCTCCGTGGCCAGAGCCCCGATCCGCAGGGTCAGCATCTCCTGCGAGCTGTCGGCGTACTTGTCCTTGAGGCGGGCCAGGTCCTTGGGCCATTGCCGGTCCCAGGTCCCGAAATGCGGGCCCATCGAGGCGTGGACGCCTCGGAGACCGCTGCTTAGCAGGGCCTCGATGGCGGCGTCGGAGTGCTCCTGCGAGCGGGAGTTGTGCGAGAAGTCGAGCATGCAGGTGATGCCGCTGTCGATCGCCGACAGTGCGGCCAGCCTGGTCCCGACGTACATGTCCTCGGCGCTGTAGAGCGGGGCGTATTCGGCCAGGGTGGCGGTGACGTATCCCAGGAGGTCGTCCACGTCCGGCATGATCCGGCGAAGCTGGGACTGCCAGGCGTGCCGGTGGGTGTCGACGAAACCGGGGGTTATAACCGTGCCCGTGGCGTCGATGACGACCGCGTCCTCGACATCCAGGCTCGGCCGCACCGCGGCGATCGTTTCGCCCTCCACCAGCACGTCGCCGTGTTCCAGGATCCCGATGTCGGGGTCCATGGTGACCACGGTGGCGTTGGTGAAGAGCACATGCCGTCGGGGATCGCGGGATCGGCCCCGGATCTCCTCAAGGGCTTCGGCACTGCCGATGCTGTGGGTGAGTGTCTGCGGGCTGATGACGGGCTCCTCTGCCGGTGCGGCGCGGTGGATACGGGTCCACCGCCTTCACCTGGGAGTCTGGTTGCGCGCGGCCGGGGCAACCAGGCCGCCGTTCTCCCGGGTGTGGCACTCCTAGGCAGGAAGGCCGCGTCCGGACGCGTCGCCGATGCCGTCCCAGTCGGCGTGCAGTGATGCAAGCAGGGCGAGCGATTCCTCCGAGGGGCTCTCCGGCTCGGCGTGATACACGACCACCTGCCGCCCCGGGGCGCCGTTGACGGTGAAGCTGTGGTATTGCACGTCCAGATCGCCAACTTCGGAGTGGTGCAGCGGTTTCGCGGCACCCGTCTTACCCCGCACATCGTGTCGGGCCCACAGTGCACGGAAACCCGTGCTTTTCACCGAAAGTTCACCGACGACCTCGTTCAGCCGGGGATCGTCCGGGGTTATGCCCGCGGCACGGTGCAGTTCCGCAACGACCGCTGAGGCGGTCCCGTCCCAGTTCCGGTAGAAGCGGTGGGCGACCGGGTCGAGGAAGGTCATGCGCGCCAGGTTGTCTTCGAAGGAGAAGTCTGAGTGCAGGGCCGTTGCGAGACGGTTGCGGCACAATACGTCGAGAGCTCCGTCCAGCACGAACGCCGCGGCTCCGCTCCAGCGTTCCAGGAGACGACACAGCTCGGGGTCGACCCGAGGGCTCCGCCGGGCCCGCCGAGGGCGGGAAGCGTCGGTGTTCGCCAGCCGGCGCAGGTGGTCGGTGGCATCCTCGTCCAGCCTTAGCGCGTGAGCCAGCGCATCGACCACTTGGGGCGAAGGATGGCGTTCCCTGCCCTGTTCCAAGCGCATGTAATAGTCGGTGCTCACCCCGGCAAGGAGCGCCACTTCTTCGCGGCGCAATCCGGGAACCCGGCGGCGGCCGGATGTGAGCAGACCGACGTCCTCCGGGAGCAGCACCGAGCGCCTAGCGCTCAGAAACGTTCCCAGACCTGCCTGAGGTGCGGAGTTCTCATCGGTGCCCATACCTCCAAAGCTAGAAGGCAGGTTGCTGCCACGACAGTCCCCGGGGTGGGTGAAGCGCACCCACCCTCCCTGTGTGGGGCGCAGCCGTCGCGGTATGTCGGCTTGCAGCGGCGAGCTCGGCGGGCGCTGCCGACGGCATGTGTCCCGCATTCGCCGTCCGCCTGAGCCGGACCGCGTACGCTGCCCGGGGCACCACGCCGTCGGTGTCTCGACTCGTCGCCGTACCGAAGCGACGCCACGGCCGCGCCCGTTGGGATCGGCTCAGGTGCGTGTACCCCAGGCGGCGCTGATCTGCTCCGCCTTCTTCCGGGCGGTCCGGTCGGCGGTCGGCGCCTCGGCCATGTGCCGGATCAGTTCGACCGAGCGGTCGCGTACTTTCTCGAACAGCTCCCGACCCTTGTCGGAGTCGTAGGTCGCCGGATCGCCCAGAGCGCCGTTGCTGCTGAACTCGGCCAGGGACCGCGGGGTGAAGGCGCCGACATTGCGTTCGGGGATCGCATGGCCGCGGTACAGTGCGCTCTCGGAGGCCAGCAGGGGGGCCGGGCCGCCCAGTTCCTCCTCCAGCACCACATCGGGCACCAGGTGCTTGGCCAGACCGGTCTCGACCTCGCATGCGTGCCCGTAGACCTCGGAGTTGGCCGCGTCGACGACGACGTCGCGGCCCATCATCGACCAGTGGACCACCGCGACCGTGTCGCCGGTCCGCTCCCGGTACTCCGCCATCCAGCCGGGCAAGAACGCGAGGTTGCCGCCATGGCCGTTCATCAGCACGAAACGGCGCAGTCCGTGGCGGTTCAGGCTGGCGAGGTAGTCCTCGAGAATGGCGCACAGGGTGGTGATGCGCGCGGTGAGCGTGCCCGGAAAGTCCATGTGGTGCGGGGAGAACCCCACCGGGATCGGCGGGGCCATCAGAGCGAGCCCGTCCGCCGCTGCCACTGTCTGCTCGGCGAGTGCTTCGGCGATGCGGTAGTCGATCCCGGCCTTGAGCGCGGGACCGTGCTGCTCGGTGGCGCCGATCGGGACGATGGCGACCCGCGCGTATTCGAGCGCGTCGCGGACCTGGGGCCATGTCATGTGGTGCAGGCGGTACTCCGGCATCCGGAACTCCTTATGCGTGATGTGTGGGGGCGGTCGCTGCCAGGGGACGCGGTGTGAAGACGGTCGGGCCTCCACCGGTATGCAGGAACACCACGCGGCCGCGTCGCGGATCGGCGAGCAGAGCCGCCATGGCCTTGGCCGTGTAGGTGGTGTCGAGATAGCAGCCGCATCCGCGGGCGGTGTGCTCCTGGGCCGCCAGCCCCGCGGTGGTCACCGCGCCGTGGCCGGAACCGAGGAATTCGTCGGTGACCTCCAACGGGACCCGGTCGGCGAGGTGTTCCGGGAGGCCGGCGCTCTGCAGGACCCCGCGGGCCCGGCCCAGGACGAGGGAGCGCAGGCGTCCGGCCGCGCCGCCCGCCGAGACAGCGACGAGGCCGACCCGGGCGCCCCTGGCCGCCAACCCTGCCAGTACGCCGCCGGCCGTATTTCCGACACTCGCGGCCATGACGATGCGGTCGGGAGCATCGCAGGAGTCCGCGAGCTCGTCGACGATGCGCGTCGCGGCGAGTGCGCACGTGATGCTGCCGGGTTCCTGTCGCACGTCGATCACAGCGCAGTGGCCCGAGGACGCGTTCACCTCGGCGGCTATGCGCTCCATCGCGGCGTGCTGGGCGGGGTCGAAGGGGTCGGCCGCGTCCAGCCAGTGCAGGTGGGCCCCGGCGAGGTCGTAGAGCACCTGGTTGCGGGTCAGCAGGTCCGGTGGGTGGCCGCGCAGGACCAGGTGGACGTCCATCCCGGCGGCCCGGGCTCCTGCGGCCACCACGCGGCACAGGTTGGACTGGGGGCCGGCTGAGGTGATCACGGCCCGCGCTCCGGCTCTTCGGGCTTCGCCGAGCAGCGCGTCGACCTGGCGGACCTTGTTGCCGCCGTAGGCGAAGCCGCCGTGCTCCTCGGCGATCAGGACCTCGGCCCCCGCGGGATGGAAACCGTCCGGTGTCCGCCGGATAGCTGCGGGCCAGCGGTGGAGGCCGACCCGGGGCAGTCCCCGCTCGGCGGCGGTCATGGCGGGCGAAGCCGCGCCCCAGCTCGGAACGGTGTCGTCGGTGTCAGGCATCGGCTCAGAACCGTTCGTATTGCTGGTAGAGCCGACCGACGGGCTCGCCGCCGTTCACCCGCGAGCGGATCTCGGTCTCCACCTCGACCGTCCGCTCCGCCTCGACGAGAACCGCCTCGGCGTGTTCACGCGGTACCACGACGACGCCGTCGGCGTCGCCGACGATGATGTCGCCCGGGCGCACCAGGACGCCTCCGCAGATAACCGGACTCTGCATGTCGACGACGTTCCATCGACCCTTGGCGTCTCTTGCTGCACGAAACTTGCAGAAAACGGGGAATGATAGGTCGAGTATTGCATTTGTGTCTCGAACTCCGCCGTCGATCACCGCTCCGACTCCTCCGCGGGCCAGTGCGCCGTTGGTGAGCAGTTCGCCCCAGTGGCCGACGGTGCGGTCGTCGGAGCAGTCGAAGACGGCGATCTCACCTGCGGAGATCTCGTCGATCATCCGGGCCCCGAGGCGGATGCTGCGGTCCGTGCTTCGTTCGGGGCGCCCCAATGCGGTGTAGGCCGCTCCGGCGACCGTCATGTCCATCGTGAGGGGCAGGATCTCGTTCATGACCTGGTGCCACATCCCGGCGTCGTCGAGGACGTCGGCGATCGCCGGCACGTAGAGCCTGCGGTAGCGGCGGCACAGTTCCTCGGTGGAGGTCTCAGTCATCATGTCCCGTTCATAATGTGAACTTTTATTGCGCTATGCGGATTGAGTTGATAGTAATCCATACCACAAGGCTGAGACCAGGTCTTATGTGTCACCGGGTGTGCATCCCCGGTAGCGGCGCCGGCCGCGCGGGACGTCCCCGCTCACTCGGCGTCCGGCGGAGCGACATCGAGGAGGGGCCATGACGGGACGTGCGGATGGCAAAGGGGTGCGTGTGCAGTCCCTGGTCCGCGCCTTCGCTGTGGTCGACCGCATCGCGCGGGACTCCCGTGGCGCCACCCTGGGCGAGTTGATCGCCGAAACGGGCCTCAATCGCACGACCGTGTGGCGCCTGGTGGCGAACCTGACCGAACTCGGCGTGCTGCACAACGGCTGGGACGGGCGCTACACGCTCGGTCCGCATCTGGTCACTCTGGGAACGGCGGCTCGCCGGCAGCTGGTCGGCGCTCCCGAGATATCGGCGCTGCTGCTACGGCTCCGCGACACCACCCAGGAGACCTGCCACTTCGCGGTCCCCGACGGCGACCGCATGGTCTACCTGGAGAAGGTGGAGAGCACGCGGTCGGTGCGCGCCGCCAGCCGGGTCGGCGGGCACATCCCCTTGCACAGCACCGCTCTGGGCCGGGTGTACCTCGCCACCGCCGATGTTTCGGTGCGGGATTCCCTGCTCGGCCGCATCGAGTTGACCGCCCGCACCCCCAACACCATCACGGATCGGAAGCGGCTCGAAGCCGAGTTGGCCCGGATCGCCGAACAGGGGTGGGCGCTGGACGACGAGGAGAACGAGGAGGCGATCCGCTGCATCGCAGCTCCTGTCACCGGTGCCCAGGGCCAACCGGTGGCCGCGGTATCGGTGTCGGTGCCCGTCCAGCGGCTGCCGCTGGAGCAGGTACCCGAGCTGACGTCCCGGGTCGTCGCCACCGCGCGCCGACTTTCCGAAGTCTTCCGTGCGGCGAGCGACGACCGCCGATGAAGGGCCGCCCGCCGTGGGCGGCACAGCTATGAAGGAGACATACGTGCTTGACGCGCTCGTCATCGGCATGGGGTGGATGGGCGGCCTCCACGCCGCCACCTACAGCAGGCTCGACGGGGTCCGGCTGGTCGGCGTGGTCGAACCCGACGAGACCAGGCATGCCGCGCTCGCCGAGGAGTTCGGTGTTCCGGTTCACCCGCGTGCGGAGGACGCGCTCGGCGGAGTCGACGTCGTCAGTGTCTGCGTGCCGGACGACCGCCACGCCGCGGCGGCGGTACCGGCGCTGACAGCGGGCGCGCGCGTCCTCGTCGAGAAGCCGCTGGCCGTCACATCGGCCGACGCACGGCGCATCCTGCGGGCGCGCCCCGACCCTGACGCCCTCTCGGTCGGTCACATTCTGCGCTTCGACCCGCGTGTCGTGCGCTGCCGCGAGCTGGTGCGCTCCGGCGAGCTGGGCGAGCTCTGGCATGTCGAGGTATGGCGCGACACCACCCGCATGGTGGCCGCGGCGCCCGCCCAGCGCACCAGTGTCGCCTGGTTCCTCGGAATCCACGACGCCGACCTGGTCCGCCACGTCACCGGGCTGTCGGCCGCGCGCGTCAGCGCCTTGGGGCGGTCGGTCTTCTCGCCGAACATCGACGTGGCCTATGCCGGCGTGGAGTACGACGCAGGGGTGGTCGGCTCGATGGAGAACAACTGGACACTTCCCGACGGCCGGCCCAACAGGGCGCTGGCAGGGCTGCGCGTGGTGGGCTCCCGGGGCGCCGCCGAGATCGACCTCGGACACCTCGACCTCTCCCACACCACCGGCACCGGTTCGGTCAACCTCGACAGCCGCAACTGGCCCAGCCGCGAACACTACGGGGTCGCCAACATCCGCACGGAGATCGAGGAGTTCGTGCGTGCCGCCCGCGACGGCGGTCCGACGCCCGTCCCCGGCGAGGAAGGGCTGGCAGCCGTCCAGGTCGTGGAGGCCGTCCACGCCTCCATCGCCGCCGGCGGCTCGCCCGTCGAGGTGGAACGAGGTGCCTGAGATGCCGCTGATCAATTCCTATCTGGGAGGCGAACACGCCGCCGGGGGACGTGTCTTCACGGTCTCCAGCCCGGTCGACGGGGCACCGGTCGCCGAGGTGGCTGCCGCCGACCGCGCCGTGGTCGACGCCGCGGCCGACGCCGGGGCCCGCGCCTACCGCGCCGACGCCGCATCCACCCCCCACCAGCGGCGCGACCGCTGCCAACGCGTCGCCCGCGAACTCACCGCCCGCCGCGAGGAGGTGGCGCGCACCGTCACCGCCGAGACCGGGCGCCCGTATCTCGGTGCCCTCGCCGAGGTCGACAAGGCAGCCGAGGGGTTCCTCCTCGCCGGTGAGGAGGCCGTCCGCCTCACCGGGGCCACGGTTCCGGTCGCCCAGCCCGGCAAGCTCGTCTTCACCCGCTGGCGACCCACCGGTGTGTGGGCGATCGCCACCCCCTGGAACTTCCCGATCAACATCCCCGTGGAGTACCTGGGTCCGATCCTGGCCACCGGTAACGCCGCCGTCTGGAAACCGGCACCCACCACCGTCGCATCCTCCGCTCTGCTCATGGAGTGCCTGATCGCCGCCGGGATACCCGATGGCCAGGTGACGATGATCGCCACCGACGACGCCGGCGTGGCCGAACACCTCGTCAGCCACCCGGGCATCGTCGGCGTCGGGCTTACCGGGAGCACACCCACCGGAAACGCCGTCGCCCGCTCCGCGGCCGGCAAGCGCACCGTGCTCGAACTGGGCGGCAACGGCCCCATCCTCGTGTACGCCGACGCGGACCTGGACCGCGCTGCCGAGGCGATCGCCGCTTCCTGCTTCACGGCGAGCGGCCAGATCTGCAGCGCCGGCGGGCGCATCCTCGCCGACGTGCCCGTTGCCGCTGAGCTGGCCGAGGCCGTGGCCGAGCGCAGCCGCGAGTACCCCTTGGGCGACCCCTACGACGAGCACACCCGCGTAGGCCCCCTCCACCTGCCCGAACTCGCCGCGGAGGTGGAGGCCCGGGTGGAGCAGGCGCAGCGCGACGGTGCCGCTGTGCTCACCGGCGGGCGGCGGTCGCCCGGATACCCGACCGACCAGTACATCGCCGCCACGGTGCTCCGAGACGTACCGGCACACACGCCGCTCAACCGCAACGAGACCTTCGGGCCCGTGGCACCGATCGTGCCGCTGGCATCCGACCGGCTCGTCGCCGAATCCAACGCGGGGGCCCACGCCCTCTCCGCCGCCGTCTTCACCCGCGACATCGGTCGCGCCCTGACTGCCCTGGAGAGCCTGGAGTTCGGCTCCGTCGCGGTCAACGACCGCTCCACCTACTGGGAGTTGCACCTGCCGTTCGGCGGCTGGGAGGGCAAGGCGTCCGGAACCGGGCGCGTCGGCGTTCCGGACATGGTGCGGGCCCTGTGCCAGCCGCAGACGGTTTCCCTTGACGGCCGCTGAACACACCCACACGACTTCTGGAGCAGACATGCGCATCGTCAACGTCGAGGCATTCAGTGTCGCGATCCCCTTCCGGAACCCGATCGAGAGCGCCTATGGCGTCAGCTACCCCGCCCGGATACGCGTCATCGTGCGGCTGACGACCGACGAGGGCATCACCGGCATCGGTGAGACCGGCCCCAGCGCCGTCCACCACGTCCACCGCGACGACCTCGCCCCCCGATTCCTCCGGGACTACGAGCACCTCAT is a window from the Streptomonospora litoralis genome containing:
- a CDS encoding RraA family protein, which codes for MMTETSTEELCRRYRRLYVPAIADVLDDAGMWHQVMNEILPLTMDMTVAGAAYTALGRPERSTDRSIRLGARMIDEISAGEIAVFDCSDDRTVGHWGELLTNGALARGGVGAVIDGGVRDTNAILDLSFPVFCKFRAARDAKGRWNVVDMQSPVICGGVLVRPGDIIVGDADGVVVVPREHAEAVLVEAERTVEVETEIRSRVNGGEPVGRLYQQYERF
- a CDS encoding aldehyde dehydrogenase family protein; amino-acid sequence: MPLINSYLGGEHAAGGRVFTVSSPVDGAPVAEVAAADRAVVDAAADAGARAYRADAASTPHQRRDRCQRVARELTARREEVARTVTAETGRPYLGALAEVDKAAEGFLLAGEEAVRLTGATVPVAQPGKLVFTRWRPTGVWAIATPWNFPINIPVEYLGPILATGNAAVWKPAPTTVASSALLMECLIAAGIPDGQVTMIATDDAGVAEHLVSHPGIVGVGLTGSTPTGNAVARSAAGKRTVLELGGNGPILVYADADLDRAAEAIAASCFTASGQICSAGGRILADVPVAAELAEAVAERSREYPLGDPYDEHTRVGPLHLPELAAEVEARVEQAQRDGAAVLTGGRRSPGYPTDQYIAATVLRDVPAHTPLNRNETFGPVAPIVPLASDRLVAESNAGAHALSAAVFTRDIGRALTALESLEFGSVAVNDRSTYWELHLPFGGWEGKASGTGRVGVPDMVRALCQPQTVSLDGR
- a CDS encoding Gfo/Idh/MocA family protein, whose amino-acid sequence is MLDALVIGMGWMGGLHAATYSRLDGVRLVGVVEPDETRHAALAEEFGVPVHPRAEDALGGVDVVSVCVPDDRHAAAAVPALTAGARVLVEKPLAVTSADARRILRARPDPDALSVGHILRFDPRVVRCRELVRSGELGELWHVEVWRDTTRMVAAAPAQRTSVAWFLGIHDADLVRHVTGLSAARVSALGRSVFSPNIDVAYAGVEYDAGVVGSMENNWTLPDGRPNRALAGLRVVGSRGAAEIDLGHLDLSHTTGTGSVNLDSRNWPSREHYGVANIRTEIEEFVRAARDGGPTPVPGEEGLAAVQVVEAVHASIAAGGSPVEVERGA
- a CDS encoding amidohydrolase family protein, which encodes MLFTNATVVTMDPDIGILEHGDVLVEGETIAAVRPSLDVEDAVVIDATGTVITPGFVDTHRHAWQSQLRRIMPDVDDLLGYVTATLAEYAPLYSAEDMYVGTRLAALSAIDSGITCMLDFSHNSRSQEHSDAAIEALLSSGLRGVHASMGPHFGTWDRQWPKDLARLKDKYADSSQEMLTLRIGALATEEIAGAALAYGPDLALVAEELDIGVSVDAVFGPASSRAVQAWARQSLLGPRLTLIHATGLTDEAWRLVGASGTTVSLAPTSDAQIGLETAIPAVDEALAAGVRPGLSIDVEVALAGDMFTQMRALHTVQRMRAVNSVYGTETVPARIGVHDVLDFATLQGARTNGLGEVTGSLSPGKKADLQVVSAEELNNMPLNDPVGTVVLGADARNITAVLVNGEPRKWNGQVLDADLVTLREQVHDSRDRLLARTAR
- a CDS encoding IclR family transcriptional regulator, whose amino-acid sequence is MTGRADGKGVRVQSLVRAFAVVDRIARDSRGATLGELIAETGLNRTTVWRLVANLTELGVLHNGWDGRYTLGPHLVTLGTAARRQLVGAPEISALLLRLRDTTQETCHFAVPDGDRMVYLEKVESTRSVRAASRVGGHIPLHSTALGRVYLATADVSVRDSLLGRIELTARTPNTITDRKRLEAELARIAEQGWALDDEENEEAIRCIAAPVTGAQGQPVAAVSVSVPVQRLPLEQVPELTSRVVATARRLSEVFRAASDDRR
- a CDS encoding Atu4866 domain-containing protein translates to MDDSTSTPHPYVGMWVTADGHIRQELLPEGRYDEARGDRRSAYTGRYTVTGDHIDYVDDTGFTATGDFRDGVLYHEHLVLYREGQEPD
- a CDS encoding Atu4866 domain-containing protein, with product MNHTRLLKEKTTMATATPTPPRRDDATLARARRAEGRPLLLTGGTVVTGNPLMGDWHQADVLLGGDRIVGVGPGLLTAAEDDGMIVLDCAGTVVLPASIDLAGNRQSNTLTPGERADIAVLRIADAPETPPGAVPARGGHLDLLITEGLLRRWNGRDVEKLDTASDEVKEPAHDLDHTYTGLWVSENGSVRQELLPEGRYDEARGDRRSAYTGRYWVSGHRIDYLDDLGFWAFGEFHDGVLHHAGYRFTRL
- a CDS encoding pyridoxal-phosphate dependent enzyme, giving the protein MPDTDDTVPSWGAASPAMTAAERGLPRVGLHRWPAAIRRTPDGFHPAGAEVLIAEEHGGFAYGGNKVRQVDALLGEARRAGARAVITSAGPQSNLCRVVAAGARAAGMDVHLVLRGHPPDLLTRNQVLYDLAGAHLHWLDAADPFDPAQHAAMERIAAEVNASSGHCAVIDVRQEPGSITCALAATRIVDELADSCDAPDRIVMAASVGNTAGGVLAGLAARGARVGLVAVSAGGAAGRLRSLVLGRARGVLQSAGLPEHLADRVPLEVTDEFLGSGHGAVTTAGLAAQEHTARGCGCYLDTTYTAKAMAALLADPRRGRVVFLHTGGGPTVFTPRPLAATAPTHHA
- a CDS encoding N-acetylglucosamine kinase, which gives rise to MARRVLLGVDAGGTSTRCAAVSTGGEVLGYGRAAGAGLLTGDDPAAAFQQALREALAGLGAVRVEQAVFGIAGAATAGRERAAETVGRAWHALGLPGFPRITDDIAVAFAAGSSADAGAVLIAGTGAVAARVRDGAVVARCGGHGWLLSDEGSAVWLGLSGLRAALAAIDGRGRPTSLCERLAARLEVPAHDPGALVRAAHARAPAQLGELGPTVTAAAAEDDPVAVGIVAEAAEHLLGALTAVAAEPGRGEPVVLAGAVLSVGPVAEAVRSALCDRAGAETSRAVDGALGAAGLALRDAGAPKQAHAALLRRAAGDAADPTAER
- a CDS encoding helix-turn-helix transcriptional regulator; translated protein: MGTDENSAPQAGLGTFLSARRSVLLPEDVGLLTSGRRRVPGLRREEVALLAGVSTDYYMRLEQGRERHPSPQVVDALAHALRLDEDATDHLRRLANTDASRPRRARRSPRVDPELCRLLERWSGAAAFVLDGALDVLCRNRLATALHSDFSFEDNLARMTFLDPVAHRFYRNWDGTASAVVAELHRAAGITPDDPRLNEVVGELSVKSTGFRALWARHDVRGKTGAAKPLHHSEVGDLDVQYHSFTVNGAPGRQVVVYHAEPESPSEESLALLASLHADWDGIGDASGRGLPA
- a CDS encoding creatininase family protein; its protein translation is MPEYRLHHMTWPQVRDALEYARVAIVPIGATEQHGPALKAGIDYRIAEALAEQTVAAADGLALMAPPIPVGFSPHHMDFPGTLTARITTLCAILEDYLASLNRHGLRRFVLMNGHGGNLAFLPGWMAEYRERTGDTVAVVHWSMMGRDVVVDAANSEVYGHACEVETGLAKHLVPDVVLEEELGGPAPLLASESALYRGHAIPERNVGAFTPRSLAEFSSNGALGDPATYDSDKGRELFEKVRDRSVELIRHMAEAPTADRTARKKAEQISAAWGTRT